The following are encoded together in the Triticum dicoccoides isolate Atlit2015 ecotype Zavitan chromosome 6B, WEW_v2.0, whole genome shotgun sequence genome:
- the LOC119326280 gene encoding GDSL esterase/lipase APG-like has translation MGVRVASGKALVLLVSVFIICAGGGMVISPAAAEEVHLVPAVYVFGDSTVDVGNLKYLPGNFTLPYPYGIDFPLANSSRPNGRFSNGYNLADCISRLLGFDMSPPAYLSLTPETSGQILKGFGGANYAAGGSGILDATGNASLPLSKQVELFAATKAKMTEDSGDNGAQAIDALLSRSLFLISDGGNDMFDFFLKKRSPFEVPAFYKDLLSNYTKYVKTLYGLGARRFGVINVAPIGCAPAARARSPFGDGYCEFFSNKLARDFDSALGDAMANLAASLPGMKYSVGSPYQLVEYYTAHPEAAGFKVVNSACCGGGKLNAETPCGSPNTTYCAHRDEHMFWDMMHGTQATWIKGAADIYDAPVERGFTSPINFKQLLLDDERAVSAANLLVSV, from the exons ATGGGGGTGAGAGTAGCCAGTGGCAAGGCTCTGGTGCTACTAGTTTCAGTGTTCATCATCTGCGCCGGCGGCGGCATGGTTATCTCGCCGGCGGCCGCGGAGGAGGTGCACCTGGTGCCGGCGGTGTACGTGTTCGGCGATTCAACGGTTGACGTGGGCAACCTCAAGTACCTGCCGGGGAACTTCACGCTGCCGTATCCTTACGGCATCGACTTCCCGCTGGCGAACTCCTCCAGACCCAACGGAAGGTTCAGCAACGGGTACAACCTTGCCGACTGCATCT CGAGGCTGTTGGGTTTCGATATGAGCCCGCCGGCGTACCTGTCACTGACGCCGGAGACGAGCGGTCAGATCCTCAAAGGCTTCGGTGGAGCCAACTACGCCGCCGGTGGATCCGGCATTCTCGACGCCACC GGGAATGCCTCCCTCCCGCTGAGCAAGCAGGTGGAGCTCTTCGCGGCCACCAAGGCAAAGATGACAGAGGACAGCGGCGACAACGGTGCCCAAGCCATCGACGCGCTGCTATCCAGGTCCCTCTTCCTCATTAGCGACGGTGGCAACGATATGTTTGACTTCTTCCTGAAGAAACGGTCGCCTTTTGAGGTACCGGCCTTCTACAAGGACCTTCTGTCCAACTACACCAAGTATGTGAAGACGCTGTACGGGCTCGGGGCGCGGCGTTTCGGTGTCATCAACGTGGCTCCCATCGGCTGCGCGCCGGCGGCGCGGGCGAGATCCCCGTTCGGCGACGGCTACTGCGAATTTTTTTCCAATAAACTCGCCAGGGACTTCGACAGCGCCTTGGGCGACGCGATGGCGAACCTCGCCGCGTCGCTGCCCGGGATGAAGTACTCCGTGGGGAGCCCCTACCAGCTGGTGGAATACTACACCGCGCACCCGGAGGCCGCCGGGTTCAAGGTTGTGAACAGCGCGTGCTGCGGCGGCGGGAAGCTCAACGCGGAGACCCCCTGTGGCTCCCCCAATACCACCTACTGCGCCCACCGCGACGAGCACATGTTCTGGGACATGATGCACGGCACCCAGGCCACCTGGATCAAGGGCGCCGCGGACATCTACGACGCGCCGGTGGAGCGAGGATTCACGTCACCCATCAATTTCAAGCAGCTGCTTCTTGATGACGAACGCGCAGTGTCAGCTGCTAATTTGCTTGTGAGTGTGTGA